Within the Pagrus major chromosome 4, Pma_NU_1.0 genome, the region CTCTGCCGCTCCGCTGTCTGTCTCAGTCCTCTAATTACTGCCTCTCTGTTTCCCTGCAGATCGCCGATGTCCTGTCCAACCTGAAACCAGCTACTCTCCTGACACTGGTATGCTGATGGCTACTCTGTATTGTAGCGTTGAGTTAGAGCAGTGCATCAATCATTCCTTCCTGATAACAGCTAGTTATGTATACAGGTTAACGTAATATCAGATGACTGATCACAGATCCAATTCTTCAGGTGTGATGAAGTATTTTACTAAACCAGCTGTAAGGATGGTTGTCTTTCAAAGGTCCAGTGGGTTTGCCTCACTCCACCACACCTTGCCTGATGTTCGCTGCCAGCTCACACTGTTAACATTGACACAAAATACCTGCCATTGCAAATAAATATAAACTCCTTTTTTACTAATTTGACAGCTGTCAGAATCGAATGAGCTGTATTGACATTTGAATGCACTTTTTGGTGATGTCATTTCTCtttacttgtgtttgtttttcttccatgcAGCGTGGACAGAATACAGATAGCGGGAGCACCTGCCGTGAAGCCTCCTTTGAAGGAATTAGTCGGTATGTTTAATTGCCGTTACTTTGCATTAACATAATTATACGTTGTCTGTGGAGTTTATTGTTGTcgggtttttcttttttcttttctaaccAAGGATGCAGCAACCTGTCATGCATACTGATTGTTGCTGATGAACCTAATtctaaatataatttaattaaacaaacGATCGTACTTTTCCTTGTTAGTTATCAATTAATGGCAATGTTACTGTTGTCCTAAGCTagtctttgttcttttttgaaCCGCATACATTACACCGTTTTATCTAGTTCTACACTGTGACCCTCACTGCTTTGAAAAACAAGTCTCATAGACTTTAAATTCAAAGCTAATATAACCATTTGCATTTCAATAAAACTGTATAACAGTATAAATTGAGGTTGGCAAATGAgggaaaaaatgttggcagttaggCTCCATTGATGTGAAGCATCTTCATAACAAAGGCCCATATAAAGATAGGAAATAAGTCAGGATCTCCCCGGAGtgtagctgctgctgatggtggAGTAAAGCCAGCAGAAACACACTTGAATTTCCCTAGACATCCCAGAGGTCACGGTGGTGATTGGGGGGAGGTGATGCATTGTACAGTAGCACGTCTAAAAGACAGGATGACAGAATTGCAATGGTATTTAAATAATGGCAAACAGGGACTGATTGGCTTGTGGAACAGTAGCAGAAAGCTCATTGGTCAAGTATGGTGACATCATAATTGTGAATGTCTGGATTTTTGACAACATGGGAAAGCGGACGTGACGAGAACAAACAGAACCCCGggaagagggaagagagagacatTTCTTATTCAGAGCtttatttataataacaatgttgctctttctttgtttttaatcagcTTCCAAGTGAACAACACTCTTTTGCACCCAGTCATTGTGGAATGGTAAGtaattaaattatgtttttataatattatTCATAAAAGCCAGTGCACAATGAGAAAAGACTGTATTGTAAACCTCTCCCTAAAAAGTGTATTCAGTTATTCTGCTACTTTTAGCTCCCAAACCTTGTCAATTGCATCTGCCCAGTCAGGTAATTGTGTCTGCAGTCAGACACAGGAGTTTTTCTttggcttgtttttttccctttaagaaTCTGAAGTCAGTCCGTGCAGATGTAATGGACTTCGTGCTCGCTCAGTTGTCCTTGGCATTAGAGTTTGCAGCCTCCCAGATGAattgacattttctgaaataaggaGGAATGTTTTGCAGGCACACCTCCTGTGGAGAAAGACTTGATTGTACCTCTCTGCCCCCGCTACTCTGCAGAGCTCGCATGGCTCTCTTTTAATGGgctgtttctccctctttcttgtTACTATTGGTTATCAGTGCTTTGTGATTTGTTTCTATTATTGTGAAAATCATTACTACTTCAGACCATTTAACCATGTAAGGTGCAGCTATCGCTTCCCTGTCACAAATGAAGATCAGCAGGCGAATTCTCATATGGTGTTGGATTTAAATCAAAGATTGTATTCCATTGTattgtttgaacattttcatcagTCAGTTATGAGTTTCCCACTGATAATTCAAGACACATCAGGCCTGATGTGTATATACAAAGTTAATGGGAATAAGGCAGGACCATCTGGTTGTTCTCTATATCAGTTCGTCTCAAATGTCAGCCCTCAGTATAAAAACTTAATTCTTTTAGCTTAAAGGGAGGGTTGTTTGAATTGTCTTTACTGTTTGGCTGTACCTTCATCACACTGTGCATCGATAAACTGCCAGTGTGATAAGAGAGCTGGTCTCTCACctcttgtttctttgtgtgtctgcagccgTCTGACTAAGACTGATATGGAGCTGGAGGTCCTGCGCTACACCAACAGGATTTCCAGTGACGCCCACAAAATGGTAAGATCCTTCAGAGCATCTGCAAGCGCACCCAAAATGgtatattttaaacttttacacaataaaaagtaaattaaagttCAGGGCACAAAACTAAACACCCCAAAGTATCAAAGTGTCAAGCAGCTTATTGAGTTTAAAACTCCCCCAAAGGATTTAAGATGTCAGCACCCTTTCAGCCtataaactgtttaaatgcCATTGATTTTAACTTCATCCAGTAGCTTTGAGGGCAGCAGTTAACAGAGATAGCCTTTGACCAATAAGCTGTAACATTAAAGCAATATTTAACTTCTGCACAGGATTTGGCTTTATCGCCatgaataaactttttttttttttagttttttgggCCTTCTTATGGCTTTATTATTTGATAGGAAAGCTTGAGACATGTACATGGGGCACGCgctctaccagctgagctacCGTGGTGTCCCTAAATTCTTCTGAAATCACTTACCCTAACAATTCAATATTGTTTTTCCTtcccattattattatttattagactCATTAAACGAGGTATGGTCTTCCCCATGTGTCCACAAAGCTACTATATTTGATAGATTTTCAGGTATAACCTTCCCCATGGCTATACAGACAATGTTGTCCCATATCAGCAAGACTTTTAAACTTTAATGCATACTTTGTACTACATggaagtattaaaaaaaaaaaagaaacttacAGGCAAAACATGCAGAGAGCCATTATGCAATCAGGTACATACAGAAACGATTAATAGGGTTTGGTGCTCTGTGCATAGGGTGAACATTGAGATCCATTTCAAAAGAGTCAGTCACAGTTTTATCCAGTAGTTTTTAAGTCTGTTCATCACATAATCTCACATTTTCTCTGTAGGTCATGAAGCATGTGAAGCCTGGGCAGAAGGAATATGAAATGGAGAGGTGAGTGGTGCATGTCCATGTTTGGTGAcaagacataaaaataaaatgtctgtctACTCTTTTATCTATGGTTACATCTACATTGTGTGAAGGGATTAAAGCAGACCATTTGACTTTCAAATAGTCTCATGATGATAAAACCTTGAGTGATAATTGAAGAATGttttgttgatgtgtgtgtattttagtgAGATTATTTGccttgttttttaataattttgcGTCAGATAAGCTGCCAGTCTTGCTCGTTTGCCTTTTGCTTAGCAAGAATAATCAGGAAATGTGGGTTTGTCATCTCAGAGTTGTGAGGCTGTCAAGATCCAAACAAGTGTTTGATGTGCTTGTCTGTGTGATGATTAAATgagtgctaaattaattcttaaaaAGCACAGAGTCAGGAAGAGGGCAGCGAAAAGTCAACTGCTAATTAGTATTTTCTGTGATCTCTCTGAAAattttttgtttcccttttcttcctttttttttttgttatctttgcAGCCTCTTCCAGCACTACTGCTACAATAAAGGAGGGATGCGTCACACCTCGTACACCTGTATCTGTGGAACGTAAGGCTTTATTCAGCGAATCTTTGCCCAATTCATTTCAGACCGACACTGAAATTATGCTCGTCCAAAGACACACACCTCCCAAATCTCGACTATGTCTTGTTCCAAGCTGCATCAAGCGAGCTGATCGGTCGATTCAATTCCTGTCTGGAGGCGGATttcaaacagagacaaaaacaaacatgagtgACAAGTACATTTGTTCACCTGTGAGCAGCCTGGAGAAGCATACTTATAGCCTCAGTAATAACCTATATAATTGATTCATTACATTGCTGGTATAATACGATTATTGCTATGAATGAAGAAGTTACCAGTCCACATCTTCAGATCACACACcataaaaagctgtttttgcTTGTTAAGAAGAGCTTTGCTAAAAGGACAATAGTGTGCAGGACGCAGAGTAAGTTGGACTCTGCAGAATCCCGACTATCTCACTGGACAGCACAACATCAAATTCCCTCTTTGTTGCATGGTTACTGTCAGCTAGCAACGTCATTATGAGTGAAgaattttcagacatttttgcTAATCATGCCTTCGGCCTTTTGTATTAAAGGCCATGTGTAATGAATACTTCCTGGGGATGAGTGGTCGGTGGATacaagctgtttttctgttctaaTTAACGGCTTGATAAAATGATGACCTGATCATCACAGTGATTCTTGAAAGATGCACTGTGTCTGGATTTTCTAAGCTTAAAGGTTAAAGGACATTGATAAAATGTGTAAAGACTGGAATCCTCTTGATGCTGTACTGaaatgttcattaaaatgtgtttttccatgaTTTTAAATTCAcatattgttattgtttaaTGATAGTGGCAACAACTCCTCCATTCTGCACTACGGCCATGCTGGGGCTCCCAATGACAAGACAATTATGGATGGAGACATGTGGTGAGTAGccttcagtagttttttttaacatttggctcaaaaaacactttggATACAAACACAACGCACTGTGGGAATGAGTTTGACTGAACTAGTTCTGATGTGTTGTCCCCTGCAGTCTGTTTGACATGGGTGGAGagtactactgctactcctCAGACATCACCTGCTCCTTCCCAGCCAATGGCAAGTTCACTCCAGACCAGAAGGCCATCTATGAGGCGGTCCTCAAGTCCTCCAGAGCAGTCATGGCTGCCATCAGACCAGgttatcattttttttagtCGGTTTAACTATTGACTACTGTGATGATGCTGtagttagcagtagttagctGATACTCTCATGATATACCGACCCATATTCGTTTTAAGTACGACTTCAACAGTTGGCCAATTCTGACATACTGCAACTTGCATATCagtatacatacataaataaataaatataatctgCCTGTCCTTTATAAACCATGCTGCTTGTGTTGAAGGTGTGAAGTGGACCGACATGCACCGCCTGGCTGACCAGGTTCACCTGGAGGAGCTGGTGAAGATCGGCATCCTGAAAGGTTGCGTGGACGACATGTTGAAGGTCCACCTGGGCTCCGTCTTCATGCCTCACGGCCTTGGACACCTGCTGGGCATCGACGTGCACGATGTGGGAGGATACCCTGAGGTGAAAACGGAGGTCTTGCATTCTGAGATTGGCCAAATCACAGCCAAGCAGACAGTCAGGACTCCAGACAGTAGAGGAAGCAAACGCAGTTGTGGTCCTCCAATATTGATGTGTCATCCATTATAGAGAGAACCTCAGAGCAGAAGTGAGAGCAGAACAAAAAGAGGCCAAGCTGCAGGAACAAGTTCAGGCTGagggcaggagagaggagaagctGAAATGTTGTCTGAACTCTGAACACAGATGGTTTCAGGATTTTGTACAGTTATGCACTTCTGATGACTAAATATAGAAGACTGTTAACCCACTGAAGCTGCAGTGGAACTGCTGAGTGTTCAGCAGCAGAAGGTGTCAGTATGGGAAGTGCACTGTAGAGCAGGACTCCATGAATATAAATGCAGAGCTCACTCAGTCTGTGGATACATGACAAACCGCACAGATGCCATCGATATTTTGCTGTTTGAAGAACTGATTCACAAAGAATATTTAACACTTGAGAAATGCAGAAAATCTAATTTAATGGTGGTCTCCTGTAGCTATGTCTGCActgtgtctgcacacacacactgcaatgtGTAGTTATGTTTTTGTAAGTGTAAAGCTGTAGTTCAAACAAACTTTACTCTTGTCCAGGGGACGGACCGTATTGACGAGCCTGGACTGAGGAGTCTTCGGATGGGCCGCCTGGTGCAGGAGAGGATGGTCCTCACCGTGGAGCCCGGCATTTATTTCATCAACCACCTGCTGGACCAGGCCCTGGCCAACTCCGCCCAGAGCTGCTTCATCAATAACCAAGAGCTGGCTCGCTTCCGCGGCTTTGGAGGGGTCAGTCTGCCTGCGAAGTTAtatatttggttgtttttattggattggaTTCACCAAAGGAGTCGTCGAACTGAATTTGTTGTCTACAGGACGAATGCCACAAAGCCAATGATGCTGAAATTAGCTCAGCAGAGAGCTGGCAGGGTAACACGTCCTTGATGCTCGGTCCACAGAATGACAACACTGTTATACTTTAATGTTTTGCAAAAGGGCCAACGTAGAACTGTGATTCTAAAAGGTATAAGAAATGTGACTTagaagggtaactccaccaattacacacattaaagtgtgtttacaggtcttggggagtactactgctaTCAAGTCATGTAAAGACTGCAATGTAGTACAGTATAACATTCAGACAGGCTAGGaaatcatgacatttttataaagCCTCAAGGCAGGTcgtagccctaaccctaaccctaacagaCTGTTTTAAAGGTATTCATTAAAACCTTTCTGAACTGAAGGTAACATGAATGATCACAGGTACGCTTTGACCAATTAGGATAACACCTCAGTGCATAAAATGGCAAAACAGTGGATTTGTCTTCCGCAGGAGTCACTGTTGAACAGCTCATGTATCTTTCCCTGTTGGACTTTCTGTCTCAGTTATTAAGTTGATGAGTTATCCTAAATCacatgataataatgatgattcATATGACGACAAGAGAAGTTGAACATTCCTGTTAGAGCTGTGGCACCTTCACActtaacatttttcttcaggATTACTTCTGCCACATGAGTTGAGGATTTTTAGTGACTGGTGGAGCTCACGATCATCATGTGAATTCTTATGCGTGTCTAAATTTTTGCATTGACTGAGTTtgaatgtttcctgtttgaCCGACTGTGTCTTTGCCGTGTTCAGGTTCGCATTGAAGACGACATTGCAGTGACGGCAGACGGTATAGAGCTGCTGACCTGCGTCCCTCGCACCGTGGAGGAGATCGAGGCTTTCATGGCGGACCCCGCAAAACCCTTCAGCCCCGTTGTCTGAGTGACGTCTCGCAGCAAAGTCTGAGCTGTACGCTGCAACTTCAATAATTACTGCAGATAAACAACAAAGAATCTTCTTCAGCTAGAGCGAAGTCATTTCTCTTACACTCATATCTCACGTATCACAACAATCAAGATTATTATTAAGCTTTACtatcataatgtttttaaaattgtgcTCAGCGTTAGCAGGCACTTGAAGGGACAAACTCCACCTTAATACATGAAGTGTTAATTTCTGTGCCTCATGGAAAAAgaaatttacttttttaaaataattcttattcttatattttctctttgtaaaaatggattcataaaaaaatgctgtgaaatgaaattaaaactttttaaatttgcaactgtgtgcagcagagtATTCTTTCAGTATTGTAAGACGGTTTCGAACAAATCAGTTATTGGACCTCTTTaagataaagaaacatttaatcaaGGTGTATGTTATCAGAAGAAGTGTGACTTCCAGGATGTATTTGCTGCAACACCACTAATGTCCACTAAGTTGTTCAATTTCAGAAAAGCTAAAAGTACATAAGAATCACTCTTTGAACACTTGAAATTTAGAAGTGATGGATTCTGGTACGTTTGTTTCTCTTCATCCACAATAAAAATCAAGAGTCAGGCTCGTCATCATGTTGGCACATTCAGAATAGTTATTTCCCTCGTATAAAAGGTTATTAATAAAAACTTCACTGGGTACCTTGTGTAACCACAAAGGAAAAGAGGTGATGACGTAAATGTAATATACACACTTGCAGGTATTGGCCACCAGGGGGCACTATATGTCTTTTGAATTTAAACCTATGCTCACTGTGGAGACActgttgcagtgtgtgttcTGTGCACCATCTATCTGCTGGCATTCTGAGTAACACGGTTCATCTCACGGTTTACACTTCAGCTACGAGCACAAAAACTCCCTGTTCCACTGCATTAAGGCTAAACCAAAAAAGGATATTAACATCTCGCTCATTCTACCAGATTTTTTACGAACTCCAGTACACCGAAAGCCTCAAGCTTTAGCAACTCCAATGACCAGGAGGGCAGTGAACATGTAGTAGGAATACACTGAAAGCTCCACAAACCCAAAGCTttggtatttgacaacctgggaatgacaCTGAAGTTGAGTCCACTGCTGGATGAGTCTTTCATGCATGAGAGTTCACACCTGAAGGCTTAACTTCAGTTGAGGAGTTGAATAAAACAGCCTACCAAACAGTCCCACAATCAACTACAGTTACACACTGCTGACTCGAAAACTGAATCTCTGACATGGTCAACTTTTATAAACCTGATTATATATATCAACTACTTAAAAAGAAAGCCCATCTTTtgtatttaaaacaataaaatgtccATGCAGCGAGGACAGAATACAGACGGCGGGAACATCTGTCGTGAAGCCTCCTTTGAAGGAATCAGTTGTGTGTTTAATTGGC harbors:
- the pepd gene encoding xaa-Pro dipeptidase, with translation MAAAPQSIYWLGNETLRVSAALFAENRRRLCTGLKAKDGVVPQSVVVLQGGEQKQRYCTDTDLLFRQESFFHWAFGVTEPDCYGAIDVDSGKSFLFVPKLPESYATWMGEIFPKEHFKAKYAVDEVHYACDIADVLSNLKPATLLTLRGQNTDSGSTCREASFEGISRFQVNNTLLHPVIVECRLTKTDMELEVLRYTNRISSDAHKMVMKHVKPGQKEYEMESLFQHYCYNKGGMRHTSYTCICGTGNNSSILHYGHAGAPNDKTIMDGDMCLFDMGGEYYCYSSDITCSFPANGKFTPDQKAIYEAVLKSSRAVMAAIRPGVKWTDMHRLADQVHLEELVKIGILKGCVDDMLKVHLGSVFMPHGLGHLLGIDVHDVGGYPEGTDRIDEPGLRSLRMGRLVQERMVLTVEPGIYFINHLLDQALANSAQSCFINNQELARFRGFGGVRIEDDIAVTADGIELLTCVPRTVEEIEAFMADPAKPFSPVV